The Xenopus laevis strain J_2021 chromosome 5L, Xenopus_laevis_v10.1, whole genome shotgun sequence genome has a segment encoding these proteins:
- the slc1a4.L gene encoding neutral amino acid transporter A: MEKLSETNGHINRYPDGTVCEMGDKEPENGSPKKQKAPAGHRCAQFLKKNAIVILTVLGVLVGVGLGTAVRKMNLTKAQMSYFAFPGEMLLRMLKMIILPLVVCSLISGAASLDTRSLGKLGGIAVAYFLVTTLMASGLAIALGFIIKPGAGAGALNSDALGIEEAVSTNKETVDSFLDLARNLMPSNLVAAAFRSHATDYTIITRNTTDGLITEKIPIGTEVEGMNILGLVLFALVLGVALKKLGPEGEELIRFFNAFNEATMVLVSWIMWYVPIGIMFLVGSKIVEMGNIVLLVTSLGKYIMASILGHIIHGGIVLPLIYFAVTRKNPFTFLLGLITPFATAFATSSSSATLPTMIKCIEENNGVDKRISRFILPIGATVNMDGAAIFQCMAAVFIAQMNNVELNAGQIFTILVTATASSVGAAGIPAGGVLTIAIILEAIGLPTNDLSLILAVDWIVDRTTTVVNVEGDALGAGIIHHLNQKEITKKQYELVDVCVEAVPNLKSEEETSPLVMHRENASDPPSVLVPESKESVL; the protein is encoded by the exons ATGGAAAAGCTAAGCGAGACCAACGGGCACATTAACAGGTACCCAGATGGCACAGTGTGCGAGATGGGTGATAAAGAACCAGAGAATGGCAGCCCCAAAAAGCAGAAAGCACCAGCAGGGCACAGGTGTGCCCAGTTCCTCAAGAAGAATGCCATAGTGATCCTCACCGTATTGGGGGTATTGGTTGGTGTTGGGCTGGGCACCGCAGTGAGGAAGATGAACCTGACCAAGGCACAGATGAGCTACTTTGCTTTCCCGGGTGAGATGCTCCTGCGGATGCTGAAGATGATTATCCTCCCGCTGGTGGTGTGCAGTCTAATCTCTGGGGCTGCCAGTCTGGACACCCGCTCTCTGGGCAAGCTGGGTGGCATCGCCGTAGCCTACTTCTTAGTCACCACCCTTATGGCATCTGGTTTAGCCATAGCCTTGGGTTTCATCATCAAGCCTGGTGCTGGGGCAGGTGCCCTCAACTCTGATGCCCTTGGCATAGAAGAAGCTGTAAGTACAAACAAAGAGACGGTGGACTCATTCCTGGACCTTGCCAG AAACCTGATGCCTTCTAATCTTGTGGCCGCAGCTTTTCGATCA CATGCAACTGACTACACAATAATCACAAGGAACACAACTGATGGACTGATCACTGAGAAG ATCCCTATTGGCACAGAGGTTGAAGGAATGAACATTCTGGGACTGGTCCTTTTTGCTCTAGTACTGGGAGTTGCTTTGAAAAAGCTGGGACCTGAAGGAGAAGAGCTTATCCGATTTTTTAATGCTTTCAATGAGGCCACCATGGTGCTTGTGTCCTGGATTATGTG GTATGTCCCTATTGGAATCATGTTTCTTGTCGGAAGCAAGATTGTTGAAATGGGAAACATAGTCCTTCTAGTGACCAGCCTGGGGAAGTATATAATGGCGTCCATTCTGGGCCACATTATTCATGGAGGAATAGTCCTGCCGCTCATTTATTTCGCTGTCACTCGCAAAAACCCATTTACATTCCTGCTGGGGCTAATCACCCCTTTTGCTACAGCATTTGCCACATCTTCAAG TTCGGCAACTCTTCCTACAATGATTAAGTGCATTGAAGAAAACAACGGAGTTGACAAGAGGATTAGCAGATTCATTCTGCCTATTGGTGCCACTGTGAATATGGACGGTGCTGCTATTTTCCAGTGTATGGCTGCTGTATTTATTGCGCAGATGAACAATGTCGAACTAAATGCTGGCCAGATCTTCACTATTCT TGTCACTGCTACTGCATCAAGCGTTGGAGCTGCTGGGATCCCTGCAGGGGGTGTGCTCACCATTGCTATTATCTTAGAGGCCATTGGACTCCCTACAAATGACCTGTCACTCATACTTGCTGTAGACTGGATTGT CGATCGAACCACCACAGTTGTAAATGTTGAAGGCGATGCACTTGGGGCCGGAATTATCCATCATCTCAACCAAAAGGAAATCACTAAAAAGCAGTACGAGCTTGTTGATGTTTGTGTTGAGGCCGTGCCAAACCTGAAATCAGAAGAGGAAACATCTCCGCTTGTAATGCACAGGGAGAATGCTTCAGACCCTCCCAGCGTCCTTGTACCGGAATCAAAGGAATCTGTGTTGTAA